A stretch of DNA from Dioscorea cayenensis subsp. rotundata cultivar TDr96_F1 unplaced genomic scaffold, TDr96_F1_v2_PseudoChromosome.rev07_lg8_w22 25.fasta BLBR01001631.1, whole genome shotgun sequence:
gttttctatgttttcatttgtcatttgtcatttttcattttctctttttctttgcttctttgattGAACTCTATGATTGAAATGCATGATAAGAGAGCAGAGAAGGAGCATGCACCTTTGCTTGTTACTTTTCCTTGTTCATGGTATGGACTAACttgaaaacatgatttttttctccctttttatttttttttatttttattttcttggcaTCCACACGTGTATAGATCCTTGATACCTAAACAATCTTATTTTTGGGAGACAAGAATGATGTTTCAGTTCTTGGAGCCTCACCTCCATGTctcttctattcttcttctaaatataataatatatataataataataataataataataataataataataattttattattgtttagttttatgctaaacaaaattttatttattttcaaaactcATTGTTTTTTATGTCTTTACCAATATATAAATGCATATAATAAGGGTGTTGATGTTGTAACTCAAATAAGTCGGCATACTATTTGATTTTAAAGTATGAtaaaaacacaagcaaaaaTTACATGtgattaagactagtatgttaTTTTATGgcattatgttattttatggcattgaaagtttaaatttttatgtttcaaaatctttttttgtttgcttgaaAAGGTGAATTAATCACTTCAttcaaagaaaagaagtaaaacaaagGTCCAATGACATATCAGAAAGTCCACTAAAAATGGAACAACATGAAAAAAACCGAAAAAATGGctctaaatataataaattcattaaaaaaaattagaagactcACCACCAAGAGGGGAAAAATGATAGTGACCTCCCCAAAAAATTCAACAAGCACTTCTCTGATTTTTATGTGTTGGTGTAGATGTGTATCTCATTGGAGGTTACTCGAGTCACCGATGCGAGAGTCCAAAAACGTCATAACTATAGGGCTAGTGGCATTTTTCAATTAGAGttttttctattgaaaaattacaaatatcgATTGAATAAACAAATGAATGATCGTAATTTTCAGTAAAGGAGTAAGGGATGAAATATCAAAATGCTTATGTTTCGTTTTtgtcataaaattttcaaaactccttatattcaagtttggatgttttttttcaaaaaaaaataaaataaaattggtaaACCAATAagcaattaaatatattaaaacaatataaaaagatataaagtATATCGTCGGAAAAAGCAAACATCACATCTTTTGATTTTCCGAAAAGAGAAATCTTGTTATATTAATGTATACTCTtcttcctctattttcttttattcaatTATCATCATTAGATAGAATCTAGAGTCTAAAGTTATTGTCCTCAGAACTCCTTAATTATTTAAGAGATGATACCACCTACACATATGGCTTATCTTTACATGTTTGATTACCTCAATTAAATaacttctaaaataaataacaataatattttgaaataattttttttaaaaatattttgaaataattaccAATCTctcttaatattatataataaataaacattaaaatttataaactcatgATTAAGAATGAATCGCAATTTCATGGTAGTTACCATGGAATAAAGTCCACtgaattattatttcttcatttaattagttttaatgttttaactcaatttttttagatataataaatttaataaaccacaatgataaaagataataacagtaaaataaataaaatattacaaatataaatattctcATGTTCTAAAAAGTTTTTTCCTAATTCCTAAGCAATGGGAAAAGgttgatataatttttaaataaaaaaaataaataaatcacaattttatttaaaaaaatataattaattgttaaaaaaaacaaaaaatagaaaaaaaaaaaccacaaactCTAGATTAATTATCTCCACATAAACttcataaaaatagaaaaaagataTGTAATGACATGTGTAGGATCGATCATTCCCGTAAAATTACTCGGGTATATAGATACCAAACAAGATCAATCACTAGGGTGATTAAAAAAAGGTCAATTAAAATACGAAAGATCTATGCACTGTTGGCCGGATTATGTAATGTCCGTAATAAATCGATCCTCTTTCAATCCTGGGCATGCATATAACATGTATGTGCCTTCTCATTGTTCTTTTACATTATGTAGTGAAAACTAAAGACAAATACTCAAAAAAAACTTCCTCTATTTCATTCACTTCAATATAGGCAGCCCCTCATATATTCACAAACACACATAAATTTACCTTTTGCAACTCATgcacatatattaatatatatacccCACAAAAAACACTAAATAGTCTCCACAGTGTACATTCTTTCTATTATTcatctcaaaaagaaaaaaaaaagagagagagagagaacaaaatagacataaaataaaaatctttgttAAAGTTCAACACTCCATCTTCTTTCATGACTTAATTAGCttgttgtggtggtggtggtggtggtggtggtgttgatGCTTGTTCTCTCCTCCCTGTCAAGCTCCTAATCCAACCTCCTTCCTTCCACTTTTCCCGGCAATCCTACGTGGCATGGGCCCCCTTCGTGGACCCTTCCATCTTGCCAGCTGTAACAGATGTCCAATCCTCTTCCTCCACCTCAGCGTCCCTCTTGGCTTACTATGCTCCACCACACTCTTCACctccttttccttcttcatcatcatcatcccttTCTTGTTATCCCACATTGCTCTTCCATTCTTCTTCAAAACttttattgatataaaaagaatctatatatatatacacaaacaacatgtatataattaattactataaattccaaaataaaaactatatatatatatatatatgtagtgtTACTTGGCCCACTGCGAGCACCTAATGCAGTGGTGCCAAGGGTTCCGGTGGTGGGAGTGAGCTTACAACCCAATCCTCATGTCACCGGGTGAGCACACCCAGAGGCTGCATGCCATTGCTAATGGATATGCACTTGTCGcatttgcaaaaaataaaaataaaaaaataaaaaataaaaataaaataaaaataaaaatctatttttaccGTCAAGACTAGGAATGGAATCGATTTCATCGGCAATGTCTGGTTTAGGTTGCTTGAAGTCTAGACGATGAAGGAAGGAGCCAAGAGCAAAGACTTTGTTGAAGGTGATAATAGGTTTTCTTCTAAGAATTCTAAAGGACTTGTGAGTAGTGTGTGTGTCTTTAGGTAAAGGAAGGTGGTGGCCTTGTTTTGAAGCTAATATAACAAGCCTTTCCTTCAAACAAAGAGCACATATTCCCACAACTGTTTCTTTTGGATGGAAATAACAACATGATGAGCTTTCTTCTGATCTATAGAAATTCATGGTTGAGATCTTATGCaagttagaagaagaagaagaagaagatgaaggcatgaagatggagatgtgtggagttatatatatgtgtgtgggTGTGTGTAGGGTTTTTCTATTTTGTGGATGGAAGCTTGTTTTCTTTGAAAGGGAGTGATGACCATGCATTGCATCCATGGGTGTTtggatttttatgttttaattattatattatattttattttattttaaaggtgTCAATAAGTTgagttaaatattatataaaaataagtagTTTTAAGTTTTGATAGGATTAGAGAAATGAATGTGTGGAAGTGATTGGATTAGGTATGGATTAAGtgtaatattttatgttttggatTAATGTATACCAAATCATGGTATCAAGTAAGCTGCCACAAATCATCAAGGACAATaaattgttttgtttgaaaaatagaaggtaataaatataaaatataatatgagcATTAGGGGTTAAAAGAGattataaataagtaaataaataaagggaCTAAGGAAGCATGATGATGCATAGGAAGGGCATTGGATGAATTGGAAAAGTGTAGATGGGAATGGAAAAAGCTATGGGAATGGACATGCCACTGCACATGGGTGTGGAGGCCAATTCCCCAAGTGACAGGCTCACATCACTCAAATAACTTTCATTTAtctcatatattaatatatatatatatatatatatatatat
This window harbors:
- the LOC120256761 gene encoding uncharacterized protein LOC120256761, which encodes MPSSSSSSSSNLHKISTMNFYRSEESSSCCYFHPKETVVGICALCLKERLVILASKQGHHLPLPKDTHTTHKSFRILRRKPIITFNKVFALGSFLHRLDFKQPKPDIADEIDSIPSLDGKNRFLFLFYFYFLFFYFYFLQMRQILFISIKVLKKNGRAMWDNKKGMMMMKKEKEVKSVVEHSKPRGTLRWRKRIGHLLQLARWKGPRRGPMPRRIAGKSGRKEVGLGA